A stretch of Komagataella phaffii GS115 chromosome 2, complete sequence DNA encodes these proteins:
- a CDS encoding NADPH-dependent 1-acyl dihydroxyacetone phosphate reductase — translation MPEQAQRTKTALVTGASSGIGFELCKELSARGFRVFGAARRLEPMESLREYGVTPLKADVSDLDSVLELKKKVIELTDGKLDLLYNNAGQSCTVPALDVSDEWALQCLQVNVLGPIRMTREFAPLLIAAQGIVVFTGSLAGICPFPWGSVYGASKAAIHQYASVLHLELEPLGVKVLNVVTGGVDTNIADTRDLPKDSVYASPEMLEAFELRKKMAEKNKPMSPATYSKKVVNDILSSRDPVHVYRGKMATFMGIVMYLVPTRVIEYAFRIKFKLNPAFDALREKYSKRKVD, via the coding sequence ATGCCAGAGCAAGCCCAACGAACTAAAACAGCACTTGTAACTGGAGCCTCTTCCGGTATCGGATTCGAGTTGTGTAAAGAGCTCTCAGCTAGAGGGTTCAGAGTCTTCGGAGCCGCAAGAAGACTTGAGCCAATGGAAAGTCTTCGAGAGTATGGGGTAACTCCATTGAAAGCTGATGTATCCGACCTGGACAGCGTAttggagttgaaaaagaaagtcaTTGAATTGACCGATGGAAAGTTAGATTTGCTTTATAATAATGCTGGCCAATCATGTACTGTTCCTGCTCTAGATGTTTCTGACGAATGGGCATTGCAATGTCTTCAAGTGAATGTTTTAGGCCCAATCAGGATGACCAGGGAATTTGCACCCCTGTTGATCGCTGCCCAAGGGATCGTTGTGTTTACGGGATCGCTTGCAGGTATCTGTCCTTTTCCCTGGGGATCGGTTTATGGAGCTTCCAAGGCTGCTATTCACCAATATGCATCAGTATTGCACCTCGAGTTAGAGCCATTGGGTgtcaaagttttgaacGTAGTTACTGGAGGTGTCGACACTAATATTGCTGACACCAGAGACTTGCCTAAGGACTCTGTTTATGCATCCCCTGAAATGCTAGAGGCCTTTGAactaagaaaaaagatgGCCGAGAAAAATAAACCAATGTCTCCAGCTACCTATTCCAAGAAGGTAGTTAACGACATCCTAAGTTCCAGAGATCCGGTCCATGTTTACAGAGGCAAGATGGCTACATTCATGGGAATTGTGATGTACCTTGTCCCAACTCGAGTTATCGAATATGCTTTCCgaatcaaattcaagctAAACCCAGCTTTTGATGCATTAAGAGAAAAATATAGCAAGCGTAAGGTGGACTAA
- a CDS encoding Essential abundant protein involved in regulation of transcription: protein MSRLERLVLLLDTGSTPFIRNTAADQLTDLAKQHPEEILNLLSRVYPYLRSKRWETRVSTAKAFGGIVSHAPVWDPNADDNDESPEQIKKELPSDYDKISSLDESLITFDDWNLYEIITHGRKLLASGDGVLDHEHPKNLANYKNDIKRQKKSINSNLGLPGFPQDDNEYGSHSPELDSDIKKEDLEASVKIEVKNELNTDHEKLLSSASPGISETEAIKTEKKASARMKALARRKAKANAKNSAFSKNKPVDLSQSSVSRQLEKDGSIPELKQTGDTATPVDEKSDLMDVDITSQANGNKIVVEHKVSAISPILQNASAASGYVWPFQGVYELMLLDLFDPIWEIRHGAAMGLRELLKKHALGAGRVKGKTIEENNQRNNATLEDLSFRILSLFALDRFGDYVSDTVVTPVRENAAQTLATVLLHLHEDLVLKVFHTLADLITQDGIEPKCWEAKHGGMLGLRYFVSVKTDILFKYPDELLSKVVDMVLLGLNQSSDDDVQSVAASTLTPITKEFVKLKLGLVFNIVDVLWGCLTDIKDDLSAAIGSVMDLLAKLCSHTEVLEKLKKDAQFKTLIPRLYPFLRHSITSVRKSVLRTLQAFLTIDDPFVKDWIDAKTFRLIFQNILLEQNPEVLALSYQLYETLLQEATNSKYVTILDVFKDNYLPLLALLSIPIGVSRSTYAMPRSLLVRPRGNMQYDLEFVRSIFDDPVGAGIDSINNDTNGKKRKMSSSSKPDFRDDDTGMPSHYESRVDIDAPIINGDLSLVPTETFVDTKTYASKAYGRTLTNISDENVLSDVFTLLLKCMQSPYSSTRLFGAIVLEEYSISLNASSISQEEKEKFLNIARNIVSDHLSQLLQNPDSLPFFRELTGTLKGVRTSCLYLFATFTDVGKLPASKVPQLPIVVQGEVQAGPSAFSIDTSRKIIDSSYDKLLKSLSPMYRMSASNALEDAKKRIELAIHDTNRAKNERTTRVLSAFAALSLQLNGLPKKLNPVIRSLMDSVKSEELETLQLRSATSITHLVSILNQQNKKNAADKITKNLSAFLCVDTSEVPEFTPNATFKDTILSLKREESKLDALEVAALEREAHFAAIKRRGALYTLNIFLDKYGVSLFEQLPTLKSIIFSPLEKLNDKAEYDDETGQSLVDSLGILRALFVNLHPDLRYLVIEKVPLILLALKSQYSVFRYCAARLLALLSSCVPTKLIPIVIKDILPMINDPGSLVKRQGSIEFIFHLSVTMGPSILPYVVFLIVPVLGRMSDANNDVRFLATTTFASIIKLVPLEAGIEDPPDMPKELLEGRDREREFIQQMMDPTKIKPFELPVSINATLRKYQQEGVNWLAFLNKYHLHGILCDDMGLGKTLQTICIVASDHYLRQEEFAKSQNANFRKIPSLIVCPPSLTGHWEQEFKQYAAFMTILVYTGSPSNRSSLRGKLGDVDVIITSYDVARNDLEHLVKHDFNYCVLDEGHIIKNSNTKLTKSVKKFRAEHRLILSGTPIQNNVLELWSLFDFLMPGFLGTEKIFQEKFAKPIAVSRNSKTSSKEQEAGALALESLHKQVLPFMLRRLKEDVLSDLPPKIIQDYYCQLSDLQRQLYRDFAKKQKGTVEAEVKDANEKKESKQHIFQALQYMRKLCNHPALVVTPKHPQYADVQAYLRDSKMDIRDIRHAPKLVSLKTLLLECGIGSSDENSEEGLGSSLRRQQQQLVTGSEGVISQHRALIFCQLKDMLDMVENDLLRKHMPSVTYMRLDGSTDPHSRQSIVRKFNEDPSIDLLLLTTKVGGLGLNLTGADTVIFVEHDWNPMNDLQAMDRAHRLGQKKVVNVYRLITQNTLEERIMGLQKFKMNIASSVVNQQNAGLASMDTGQLLDLFNVEDENGGSTVPAAATVTAVSDETNRKKVEIPDEAGLGGKAGSAVGELAELWDASQYEEEYDLDSFIKTLK, encoded by the coding sequence ATGTCAAGATTAGAAAGACTAGTACTACTACTAGATACAGGATCAACGCCCTTTATAAGGAACACGGCCGCTGATCAGCTTACGGATCTGGCGAAACAGCACCCAGAAGAAATACTTAATCTTTTATCACGCGTATATCCCTACTTACGATCCAAGCGATGGGAGACTCGTGTTTCAACGGCAAAGGCTTTTGGAGGCATTGTCAGCCATGCTCCCGTCTGGGATCCCAATGCAgatgataatgatgaaTCCCCAGAACAGATAAAAAAGGAATTGCCCTCTGACTATGACAAGATTTCGAGTCTCGATGAATCCCTAATTACATTCGATGACTGGAACTTATATGAAATAATTACGCATGGCCGCAAACTATTGGCCTCAGGAGATGGTGTTTTGGATCATGAACATCCAAAAAACTTAGCGAACTATAAAAACGACATTAAGAGACAAAAGAAATCCATCAATAGTAATTTAGGACTTCCAGGGTTTCCCCAGGACGACAACGAATATGGTTCACACAGCCCAGAACTAGATTCAGACATCAAAAAGGAGGACCTTGAAGCATCAGTAAAGATCGAAGTTAAGAATGAACTCAACACTGACCATGAAAAGCTCCTCTCCTCTGCTTCTCCAGGAATTTCTGAAACAGAGGCTATcaaaacagagaaaaaggCAAGCGCCCGCATGAAAGCATTGGCAAGACGGAAAGCAAAGGCAAATGCCAAGAATAGTGctttttccaagaataagCCTGTTGACCTATCTCAAAGTTCAGTGAGCAGGCAACTCGAAAAAGATGGGTCAATTCCCGAGCTCAAGCAAACAGGTGACACCGCTACCCCAGTAGATGAGAAAAGTGACCTTATGGATGTGGATATCACCTCTCAAGCCAATGGTAACAAGATAGTCGTTGAACACAAAGTGTCTGCTATATCCCCAATCCTCCAGAATGCCAGTGCTGCATCAGGTTATGTTTGGCCCTTCCAAGGAGTTTATGAGCTTATGCTTTTGGATTTATTTGATCCTATCTGGGAAATCCGACATGGTGCTGCAATGGGTCTGCGTGAACTTCTAAAGAAACATGCTTTAGGAGCAGGGAGAGTTAAGGGTAAAACGATCGAAGAAAACAATCAGAGAAATAATGCCACTTTAGAGGATTTATCTTTCCGTATATTATCGCTTTTTGCTTTAGATCGTTTTGGAGATTATGTTTCCGACACAGTTGTTACCCCTGTAAGAGAAAACGCTGCTCAAACACTTGCAACCGTTCTTTTACATTTGCATGAAGACTTGGTATTAAAAGTTTTTCACACATTAGCTGATCTTATCACACAGGATGGTATCGAACCCAAATGTTGGGAAGCGAAACATGGCGGTATGTTGGGGCTTCGATACTTTGTAAGTGTTAAAACAGACATTTTGTTCAAGTATCCCGATGAACTTTTGTCCAAGGTCGTTGATATGGTGCTTCTTGGCTTAAACCAAAGTTCAGACGATGATGTGCAAAGCGTAGCTGCCTCTACCTTGACACCTATCACGAAGGAGTTTGTGAAGCTTAAACTGGGACTGGTGTTTAATATTGTTGATGTGTTGTGGGGATGCCTAACAGATATAAAGGACGACCTATCTGCTGCAATTGGCTCAGTAATGGATTTATTAGCCAAGCTATGCTCTCATACcgaagttttggaaaaacttAAGAAGGATGCACAATTCAAGACTCTTATTCCAAGGTTATACCCGTTTCTTAGACATTCCATAACATCTGTGAGAAAGTCAGTACTTCGAACCCTGCAAGCGTTTTTGACTATCGACGATCCTTTCGTTAAGGATTGGATAGACGCCAAAACCTTCCGACTGATATTTCAGAATATACTGTTGGAACAGAATCCTGAAGTTTTGGCTCTGTCATATCAACTATATGAAACCCTGTTACAAGAAGCAACCAATTCTAAATATGTTACTATTTTGgatgttttcaaagataattATCTTCCATTACTGGCTTTATTAtcaattccaattggaGTGTCCCGTTCAACTTACGCAATGCCTAGATCTTTATTAGTTAGGCCGCGGGGAAACATGCAGTATGATTTAGAATTTGTGAGatcaatatttgatgaTCCTGTTGGAGCTGGAATAGACTCAATCAACAATGACACCAATGgtaaaaaaagaaagatgtCCTCATCGTCTAAACCGGACTTCAGGGATGATGATACCGGTATGCCCTCACATTATGAGTCAAGAGTGGATATAGATGCACCTATTATCAATGGTGATCTTTCTTTAGTTCCTACGGAGACATTCGTGGACACTAAGACCTATGCCTCCAAAGCTTACGGCCGTACACTCACTAACATTTCTGATGAGAATGTTTTAAGTGACGTGTTTACACTACTACTCAAATGTATGCAATCGCCTTATTCATCTACTAGATTGTTTGGTGCCATCgttcttgaagaatatagtatttctttgaatgctTCTAGCATATCCCaggaggagaaggagaaattTCTTAATATTGCCAGAAACATAGTTAGTGATCATCTTTCACAGCTCCTACAGAATCCGGATTCGTTACCATTCTTTAGGGAGCTTACTGGAACACTTAAGGGCGTGCGAACATCATGTTTGTATCTATTTGCCACATTCACTGACGTTGGAAAACTGCCAGCAAGCAAAGTTCCGCAACTTCCGATTGTGGTTCAGGGTGAAGTTCAAGCAGGCCCCAGTGCATTCAGCATTGATACAAGTCGAAAAATCATTGATTCCTCTTATGACAAGTTACTAAAAAGTTTATCTCCAATGTATAGAATGTCTGCCTCTAATGCACTTGAAGATGCCAAAAAGAGAATAGAACTGGCTATACATGATACGAATAGGGCCAAGAACGAGAGAACCACAAGGGTATTATCAGCGTTTGCTGCGCTGTCACTACAATTAAATGGTCTCCCTAAGAAATTGAACCCTGTCATTCGTTCTCTGATGGACAGCGTGAAATCAGAGGAGCTAGAAACTTTGCAGTTGAGATCGGCAACTTCTATTACACACTTAGTCTCGATACTCAACCAacaaaacaagaaaaatgcCGCCGACAAAATTACAAAAAACCTATCAGCTTTCCTTTGTGTTGACACATCTGAAGTTCCTGAATTTACTCCAAATGCTACGTTCAAAGATACAATCCTTTcattgaagagagaagaatcaaaacTGGATGCTTTAGAGGTAGCAGCGTTGGAAAGGGAAGCCCATTTTGCAGCTATAAAACGACGTGGTGCCCTTTACACTTTGAATATATTCTTGGACAAGTACGGAGTTTCCCTTTTTGAGCAACTCCCAACTTTAAAGTCTATAATATTTTCGCCACTTGAGAAGCTTAATGACAAAGCGGAGTATGATGACGAAACTGGCCAGTCATTGGTAGACAGTTTGGGCATCCTTCGTGCCTTGTTTGTTAATTTGCATCCAGATTTAAGGTACCTGGTAATTGAGAAAGTGCCACTAATCTTGTTAGCACTGAAATCACAATATTCAGTATTCCGATACTGTGCTGCAAGGTTGCTAGCATTATTGAGTTCATGTGTACCGACTAAACTAATTCCCATTGTCATCAAAGATATTTTGCCAATGATAAATGACCCCGGATCTCTAGTGAAACGCCAGGGTAGCATTGAGTTCATCTTCCACCTTTCTGTTACTATGGGACCTAGCATCTTACCATATGTGGTGTTTTTAATTGTTCCGGTTCTAGGGCGTATGAGCGATGCTAACAACGATGTTAGATTTCTGGCAACCACAACTTTTGCCTCAATCATCAAGCTAGTTCCATTGGAGGCCGGCATTGAAGACCCACCAGATATGCCCAAAGAGTTACTGGAAGGAAGAgacagagaaagagaattcaTTCAACAAATGATGGATCCTACTAAGATTAAACCATTTGAATTGCCAGTTTCAATTAATGCTACCTTGAGGAAGTATCAACAAGAGGGAGTTAACTGGTTAGCTTTCCTAAATAAATATCATTTACATGGCATATTATGTGATGATATGGGTCTAGGAAAGACTTTACAGACCATCTGTATCGTAGCCAGTGACCATTATTTGAGACAAGAGGAGTTTGCAAAGTCTCAAAATGCTAACTTTAGAAAGATCCCATCTTTGATCGTTTGTCCACCCTCGTTAACCGGCCATTGGGAGCAGGAATTCAAACAATATGCAGCTTTCATGACGATCTTAGTTTATACTGGCAGCCCTTCAAACCGTTCCAGCTTGAGGGGAAAATTGGGCGATGTTGATGTGATCATTACTTCTTATGATGTTGCAAGGAATGACTTGGAGCATTTGGTGAAGCATGATTTCAACTACTGTGTCCTAGACGAGGGCCACATTATCAAGAATTCAAATACCAAGTTGACTAAATCTGTCAAAAAATTCAGAGCAGAACATCGTTTGATTCTTTCTGGAACTCCAATTCAAAATAATGTCCTTGAGTTATGGTCTCTATTTGACTTCTTGATGCCAGGCTTTTTGGGGACTGAAAagatatttcaagaaaagtttGCCAAACCAATTGCCGTATCCCGAAACTCCAAGACATCTTCCAAGGAACAGGAGGCTGGTGCACTGGCTCTAGAGTCATTACATAAGCAAGTTTTACCTTTCATGCTAAGACGTCTGAAAGAGGATGTTTTATCTGACTTACCCCCTAAGATAATTCAAGATTACTACTGTCAACTTAGTGATTTGCAACGTCAATTGTATAGAgattttgccaaaaaacaaaagggAACTGTCGAGGCCGAGGTTAAGGATGCTaacgaaaagaaagagagcAAACAGCATATTTTCCAAGCTTTGCAGTACATGAGAAAGTTGTGCAATCATCCAGCATTGGTGGTGACTCCGAAGCACCCACAATACGCAGATGTTCAAGCGTATTTaagagattcaaaaatggatatTAGAGACATTAGACATGCTCCAAAGCTAGTTTCCTTAAAGACTTTGTTGCTAGAATGCGGAATAGGCTCAAGTGATGAAAATAGCGAAGAAGGACTTGGATCTTCACTAAGAAgacaacagcaacaattGGTGACTGGATCTGAAGGTGTAATTAGTCAACATCGTGCTCTGATCTTCTGCCAGTTGAAAGATATGCTTGATATGGTGGAGAATGATTTGCTTCGCAAACACATGCCTAGTGTAACTTATATGAGATTGGATGGTTCCACCGATCCTCACAGTAGACAATCTATTGTCAGAAAATTCAATGAAGATCCCTCCATTGATTTGCTGTTACTGACCACTAAAGTTGGTGGACTGGGTTTGAACCTCACCGGAGCAGACACCGTGATATTTGTGGAGCACGACTGGAATCCAATGAATGATCTTCAGGCAATGGACAGAGCTCACCGGCTGGGCCAAAAGAAGGTCGTCAATGTCTACAGATTGATCACCCAGAACACGCTAGAAGAGCGCATCATGGGACTacaaaaattcaaaatgaatATAGCATCCTCAGTAGTCAACCAACAGAATGCTGGTTTGGCATCCATGGATACTGGTCAGTTATtggatcttttcaatgttgaagatgagaatggAGGGTCAACTGTACCAGCTGCTGCAACTGTTACTGCAGTTTCTGATGAGACCAATAGGAAAAAAGTTGAGATCCCAGATGAAGCTGGCCTTGGAGGAAAGGCGGGATCAGCTGTTGGCGAGTTGGCTGAACTATGGGATGCTTCTCAGTATGAGGAAGAGTACGACCTGGACTCGTTTATCAAAACGCTGAAGTAG
- a CDS encoding 6-phosphofructo-2-kinase, inhibited by phosphoenolpyruvate and sn-glycerol 3-phosphate, has negligib, which produces MYRPPAYFQELSDISPATSLKEGEREPEMESEPESEHVESVPAKRGVSFDHEQAIESDSGEESLDEEHRINESDQLLPEFNKRPLSDTPVMSGTVSPSAQGIATSPLNLSDTEDSDGDDYESERRQRVHEAAVNTLKNITIHKDFQTTIDIPGQTSSKSNPKGIVVTPERVVVVMIGLPARGKSYLANKLTRYLNWLQINCRLFNVGSTRRKESSKMGPENYPLPDNNSGHLFFSPDNKDSIKLREKWAMDTLDALLHYLLEEDGCVGIFDATNTTKARRQKVLNTIVEKSNGQLKVLFLESICTDKRIVDQNIRLKLSGPDYKRMDPEIALQDFVARLSNYEKAYETIDEEEEKLPNFQYVKMVDVGKKVIAFNIHGFLASQIIYYLLNFNLSERQIWITRHGESTDNVKGRIGGDSSLTPRGDKFSKALARFIDFKRTEFRKKQLQEFHERLEIKYRKKESQATSDDLKDVDEEVPVEPSFCVWSSMSKRSIETTRYFDDKEFLIKEMKMLDELGAGKMDGMTYEEIQKSYPNEFQARLVDKLTYRYPGVGGESYLDVINRLRPVITEIERTTSHLLLVTHRVVTRILLGYFLNLDKEAIGDLDVPLHTVYLLEPKPFGVDWSFYDYDEASDWFVKIDPETLENRKKVKQVGISFRERKFSVVPTAPRISRPGSFVFSDSNSNNSTAASGTHSVQSANSSTRLADYYRNRTNQAVVEDLRRARGQAPNGSSQFTPHGIPPPKNANAQAPEGLLEVEQLSARLNNLRTTRK; this is translated from the exons ATGTACAGGCCACCAGCTTATTTCCAGGAGCTTTCAGACATCTCTCCTGCGACTTCGTTGAAGGAAGGTGAAAGAGAACCTGAAATGGAATCAGAACCGGAATCAGAACATGTGGAATCAGTTCCTGCGAAGCGTGGAGTATCGTTTGATCATGAACAAGCCATTGAGTCTGATAGTGGAGAAGAATCCCTTGATGAAGAGCACAGGATTAACGAGTCTGACCAATTGCTCCCCGAATTCAATAAAAGACCGTTGAGTGACACTCCGGTAATGTCGGGCACTGTTTCTCCGTCTGCACAGGGTATTGCTACGTCTCCGTTGAACTTGAGTGACACGGAAGACTCGGATGGGGACGATTATGAGTCTGAAAGACGGCAGCGTGTTCATGAGGCAGCTGTAAACACTCTCAAAAATATCACAATTCATAAAGACTTTCAAACTACTATCGATATCCCGGGTCAGACAAGTTCTAAGAGCAACCCAAAAGGTATAGTGGTAACACCTGAAAGAGTTGTCGTGGTAATGATTGGTCTTCCCGCTAGAGGGAAATCATACTTAGCCAACAAATTGACCCGTTATCTCAACTGGCTTCAAATAAATTGCCGTCTTTTCAATGTGGGCAGCACCAGACGTAAAGAGAGTTCCAAGATGGGACCCGAAAATTACCCATTACCTGACAATAATAGTG GGCATCTTTTTTTCAGCCCGGACAATAAAGACAGCATTAAACTTCGTGAGAAATGGGCGATGGACACTCTGGACGCTCTTTTGCATTAtttattggaagaagatggTTGTGTAGGGATATTCGATGCCACAAACACTACCAAAGCACGCCGTCAAAAGGTCTTGAATACGATCGTAGAAAAGTCAAATGGTCAACTGAAAGTGTTGTTTCTGGAGAGCATCTGCACTGATAAACGAATAGTTGACCAAAATATACGTCTCAAGCTTTCCGGCCCTGATTATAAACGCATGGATCCAGAAATAGCTCTGCAAGATTTTGTTGCACGACTAAGTAATTATGAAAAGGCCTACGAGacaattgatgaagaagaggagaagCTGCCCAATTTTCAATACGTCAAGATGGTGGATGTTGGGAAAAAGGTAATCGCTTTCAATATCCACGGTTTTTTGGCTTCGCAAATAATATACTATCTGCTTAACTTCAATTTATCGGAACGACAAATCTGGATCACAAGGCATGGAGAGAGTACTGATAATGTCAAAGGTCGTATCGGCGGTGATTCAAGCTTGACCCCTCGTGGAGATAAATTTAGTAAAGCTTTGGCGAGGTTTATTGACTTTAAAAGAACAGAGTTCCGCAAAAAGCAATTACAAGAGTTTCATGAACGACTCGAAATCAAGTATCGCAAAAAGGAGTCGCAGGCGACTTCAGATGACCTCAAAGACGTTGATGAGGAGGTTCCCGTTGAACCATCTTTTTGTGTTTGGTCCTCAATGTCCAAACGGTCTATTGAAACAACCCGTTACTTTGATGATAAGGAGTTCCTGATAAAGGAAATGAAGATGTTGGACGAACTTGGTGCAGGTAAGATGGATGGAATGACATACGAAGAGATTCAGAAGAGCTATCCAAACGAATTCCAAGCCAGATTAGTGGACAAGTTAACATATCGCTACCCCGGAGTTGGGGGTGAGTCATATTTGGATGTGATTAACAGGCTTAGACCTGTTATAACGGAGATCGAAAGGACTACAAGTCACCTCCTTCTGGTGACGCATCGTGTTGTAACGAGAATTCTGCTGGGctattttttgaatttggacAAGGAAGCAATTGGAGATTTGGATGTTCCGTTACACACAGTATACCTTTTGGAGCCTAAACCCTTTGGTGTAGATTGGTCGTTTTATGATTACGATGAAGCCTCAGATTGGTTTGTTAAAATTGATCCAGAGACATTAGAGAACAGGAAAAAGGTTAAGCAGGTGGGTATTTCTTTCAGAGAGCGTAAGTTCTCAGTGGTACCAACGGCTCCAAGAATATCACGCCCTGGATCATTTGTGTTTTCTGACTCTAATAGTAATAATTCTACGGCGGCTTCAGGTACTCATTCTGTTCAATCTGCCAACTCTTCCACAAGGTTAGCGGACTACTATCGCAACAGAACAAACCAGGCAGTGGTTGAAGATTTGAGAAGAGCACGAGGTCAGGCACCTAACGGTAGTTCACAATTTACTCCTCACGGGATCCCTCCACCCAAGAATGCGAATGCTCAAGCCCCAGAGGGACTACTAGAAGTGGAACAACTGAGTGCCAGATTAAACAACCTTCGCACCACTCGAAAATAA
- a CDS encoding Nucleoside diphosphate kinase has protein sequence MSQNERTFIAVKPDGVQRGLVPEILSRFWNKGYKLVAIKLTLANEDLLREHYADLTSKPFFPSLLSYMLSGPVLATVWEGKDVVKQGRALLGATNPLASAPGTIRGDFAVDMGRNIIHGSDSVESAEKEIGLWFKKEELVDYKPTLTSWIYE, from the coding sequence ATGTCCCAAAACGAGAGAACCTTCATTGCTGTTAAACCAGATGGTGTCCAGAGAGGTCTGGTACCAGAGATCCTGTCCAGATTCTGGAACAAGGGTTACAAGTTAGTTGCTATCAAGTTGACTTTGGCTAACGAAGACTTGTTGAGAGAGCACTATGCTGATTTGACCTCCAAGCCATTCTTCCCATCTCTGCTGTCTTACATGTTGAGTGGTCCAGTCTTGGCTACCGTCTGGGAGGGTAAGGATGTTGTCAAGCAGGGTAGAGCTTTGTTGGGTGCTACTAACCCTTTGGCTTCCGCCCCAGGTACCATCAGAGGTGACTTCGCCGTTGACATGGGTAGAAACATCATCCATGGTTCCGACTCTGTTGAGTCTGCCGAGAAGGAAATCGGTTTGTGGTTCAAAAAGGAGGAACTTGTTGACTACAAGCCAACTTTGACCTCTTGGATCTACGAATAA